CCGCTCGTCCTCCTCGACCGTCCAGTTGATCGAGTCGAGCAGCACCTTCGAACCGCGCCGGACGGTGACGTCGACGAACTGCAGCACAGCATCCTGGTTGAGCTCGGCCACCTGTCCATCAAACCGTAAGGAGGTTCCGGCCTGCGCCAGGCGCCCGCTAGTCGGCCGGCCCGCGGGTCAGGACGACGCTCGCGCGGTGCGATTGTCCGGATGTGTCCGTCCAGCGCAGCCGCACCGAGTCCGCCGGGCGATGCCGGTGCAGCGCTGTCGCCAGCGAGTCGGCGGACGTGACCGCCACACCCCCTACCGAGGTGATCACGTCGCCCGCGGCGAGTCCTGCCTCGGCAGCCGGGGTGCCGTCGAGGACGCCCGCGACACTCGCGCCCCGCGCCGCGCCGCTCGCAGTGCCGTCCGGCGCGACGGACACGCCCAGGAACGCGGGATAGCCCAGGTGAACCGTCCCGGTCGAGGCGGTCGCCGACTCGATGGTGGCGGCGATCGAGCGTGCCGGGTCGATCGGGATCGCGTAGCCGGCGACAGTCTGCCTCCGGGCGGTCTGCGCGGCGGTGTCCATGCCGATGATCTCGCCGGCGGCGTCGTACAGCGGGCCACCTGAATCGCCGGCTCGGATCTGCGCGTCGACCTCGATCAGCCCGGTGAGCTTCTCGGCGTTCGCGCCGCTCTCGTCGCTGGCCGTGATCGCCTGGTCGAGGGCGGTCACCGTGCCTGCCGCGGCACTGGGCGTTCCGCCGGCACCTCCGGCGTTGCCGACGCCGGTGATCGCGTCGCCGACCGCGACGGCCGAGGAGTCGCCGAGCCTCGCCGGCTGCAGCCCGGATGCGCCGGTCAACCGGAGCACCGCGATGTCCTCGGACGGATCGGTGCCGACCACACCGGCCCGATAGGTCCGTCCGGTGCTCACGACGGTGACGGTGATCGAGGTGGCGCCTTGGATCACGTGGTTGTTGGTCAGGATCTCGCCGCTCGCGGTGAGCACCATCCCGGTACCGGCCGCCTCGGCGTTCTGGTAGCCGAGCACGGTGTCGATGTCCACGACGCCGACCTGCTGCGCGGCGGTCGCGGCTGCCGTCGTGCTCTGGGCGGGCGCACCGCCCGGCCCGTTGGCGCCGCCCTGTCCACCGGTGTCGCCGCCCCAGCGCGGAAGCACCGAGGCCGGCGTGGTCTGCTGCGCGAGCGTTCCCGTGCCGGTCACCACCCGCGCGCCGTTCGCCGCCAGGCCGATCCCGAGTCCCGCGACGGCCAGGGCGGTGACGCCCGCGATGACTGGGGTGCGGTTCATGAGCACAGCAAACCCGGACTTCCCCGGATCGGACTGGGGGCGGCCGGTGTGCCGGCTGTGAACTGCCCGCGGCCGTCGCCCGGCCCGCCGGATCGATCATTGGCTACAGTCACCGGCGATGCTGCCCGAGGAACTCACCGCCGCCCTGGCCGCGCGCTTGGAGCGCGCCTGGCCGGGTGATCCGTTCCCGCTCGGCGCGCACTGGGACGGCGAGGGCACCAACTTCGCGATCTGGTCGACGACCGCCACCGCCGCCCAGGTCTGCCTGTTCGACAGTGGGGGCGCAGCCGCCGGGCAATCGGGCACGGAGTACCGGATCGACCTGGACGATCGCACCTACCACGTCTGGCACGGTTACCTGCCCGGCGTCGGCCCGGGGCAGCGCTACGGATTCCGCCTGGACGGTCCGTACGACCCGTCCCGCGGGCTGTTCCACAACCCGGCCAAGCTGCTGCTCGACCCGTACGCGCGCGCCATCGAGGGCGAGTTCGTGGACCATCCGGCCGTCTACGCCGACAGCGCCGAGGACTCCGCCCCGCATGTGCCGCGCTCGGTGGTCATCCACAGCGCCTTCCCGTGGGGCGATGACCGCCGGCCGAACGTACCGTGGGACGACACGGTCATCTACGAACTGCACGTGCGCGGCTTCACCAAGCTGCATCCGGACGTGCCGCCCGAACTGCGTGGTACCTACGCGGGGCTGGCGCACCCCGCGGCTGTGGACTACCTGACCTCGCTGGGCGTCACTGCCGTCGAGTTGATGCCGGTGCACCAGTTCGTCACCGAGCCGGCGGTCCAGGCGCGTGGCATGCGCAACTACTGGGGCTACAACACCGCCGGGTTCTTCGCGCCCCACGAGGCCTACAGCTCGCGGCGCGGCAACCAGGTCCGCGAGTTCAAGTCGATGGTGCGCGCACTGCACGCCGCCGGCATCGAGGTGATCCTCGACGTCGTCTACAACCACACCGCAGAGGGCGAACCGAACGGTCCGGTCCTGAACTTCCGCGGCATCGACAACGGCTCGTACTACCGGCTGGACGAACACGACCCGTCCAAGTACGTCGACTACACCGGCTGCGGCAACACCTTCGACCCGCGCCACCCGTTCCCGCTGCAACTGATCACCGACTCGCTGCGCTACTGGATCACCGAGATGCACGTCGACGGGTTCCGCTTCGACCTCGCGTCCGCGCTGGCGCGCTCGCTGCACGACGTGGACAAGCTGTCCTCGTTCTTCGACACCATCCATCAGGATCCGGTGATCTCGCAGGCCAAACTCATCGCCGAGCCGTGGGACGTCGGCGCGGGCGGCTACCAGGTCGGTGAGTTCCCGCCGTTGTGGACGGAGTGGAACGGCCGCTACCGCGATACGGTGCGCTCGTTCTGGGCCCACGGCACCGACGGCGTGCGCGATCTGGCCTACCGGCTGACCGGCTCGTCGGACCTGTACGGCGACGACGGCCGGCTGCCGATCGCGTCGATCAACTACGTGACGGCGCACGACGGCTTCACGATGCGCGATCTGGTGTCCTACGAACGCAAGCACAACGAGGCGAACGGCGAGGCGAACCGCGACGGCACGGACGACAACCGGTCCTTCAACGGCGGCACCGAGGGCGATCCCGCACCGGCCGAGGTGGTCGCGCTGCGCCGCCGGCAGGCGCGCAACCTGCTGTCGACGCTGCTGCTGTCCACCGGGGCCCCGATGCTGGTAGCCGGCGACGAGCGGTGGCGCACGCAGCAGGGCAACAACAACGCGTACGTGCAGGACAACGAGATCTCCTGGCTGGACTGGACGAGCAGCGACAGCGCCGAGGACCTGCTCGCGCTGGTGCGCCGGCTGCTCACCCTGCGGCGCGACCATCCGGTACTGCGCCAGCGTGCCTTCTTCGAGGGACGCCCGGTCGAGGACGAGTGCAAGGACCTCGCCTGGTTCCACCCGGCCGGCCGCGAGATGAGTGATCAGGACTGGTTCGACACCGGGCTGCGCTCGATCGGCATGTACCTGGACGGGCGCGGGCTTCGGCACCGCGGCCGGCGCGGCGAGCTGATCATCGACGACTCGTTCCTGCTGCTGCTGCACGCGGGCGACAGCGACGGCGAGTTCCGGCTGCCCGCAACCCCGTGGGCCGCCGAGTTCGAGACGGTGATCGACACGACGTGCCCTGGCGGCGCGCCGCCGTCGTCGGCTCCGGTGCCCGGCGGGGCATCGCTACCCGTCCGGGCCCGATCGGTCAGGTTGCTGCGCGTGCAGCGCTGACCTCGTCGGGCTCGGCATTGCCGTTGAAGTCAGTGCACCAGCGAGTGCAACTCGGCCACCGCCGCGTCCGGTTGGTCGACTGCGTGGACGAGGGCGCTGCTGCCCGGACAGGAGAGCCCGGCGCGCACCAGGTTACGGGCGAGAACGGTGGGTTTGATGCCGATGACCGCCGCCTGCCGCTCCAACGCGGCCAGCTGCGCCGGGTCGACGCGGACGGAGAGAACGACGGATGCACCGGTCGTTCGTCGCACCGGACGCGGGGGAAGTCGCGCCGCAGCCTCGTCCTCCGCGGCAAACCGGGCCGGTTCACGCTCGACCGAAGCGATGCTTTCCAGGCGGCCCCGTTCCGCGTCGGACAGCGAAGGATCGAAGCGCCTGCTGGTGTCGACGCCGGGGATCCTCCAGTCGGTTTCATCGGTCTCGACGGCGTTGCGCGCGGGGTCGGTCATGACGCGAAACCTGGCCGCAGCTACTGCCGATTCGGTCAACATCCATCGACGCTGCGGCATTGCCCGATGTGCGCCGGACTTGTAGGACAGTTGTTTACCGCTGCCGCGCGGGGCCGATACGCCGTGTAAACGTCTGTAGTACAACTCCGGACGCACCACCCATGGAGCTTGCGGTTGGTGCTCATGGTCGGCGGCGCGCGTGTGGGTGTGTGAGAGAGCCCGCGGCGCACGAGGCAGGGCCGACGTCGAAGTGAGCAGGCCCAAGCGTCAGCCCGTCTGCAGGCTGCGGACCTCCAGCCCCTCGGGTTCGAGCGCGATCGCGATGTCGATGCCGTCGACGACGAGGTCGAGCTGGTAGCGACCCGGGGTGCGCGAGGTGATACGCGCCGACTGCAGCGTGCGACCGGCGAACTGGGACAGCAACCGGTTCACGTCGGCGGTCTCGGCGCTCAGTGCGTGGCCACCCGGCGTGCGCCGGTACACCGCGGTCAAGAGCCGTTCGGCCTCGGCGCGGCCGAGCTGGCGCGCCTTGCCGGTCTCCAGCGCGAGCGCGCACACCCGCTCGAGCGCGGGCAGCAACTCCTCGCCGATCTCGCGCGTGCCTGCCGCCTCGATCAGCGCGCCGTACGGGCCGTGCTTCTCCTCTGGAAGCACGGCGACGAAGGCGGCCACCGTCTCGGCGACGGCGACGGCCTCGTCCTCGCTCAGGCTGAGCGTCACTACCGCGCCGATCGGCGCTCGGCCTCGGCGAAGATCGCCTGCGCCTCGTGCTCGAAGCTGCCGGTCTCGATCGGGCAGTGGATGCCGCACTCCTTGGGTGCACCGGTCTCCCACCACCAGCGGCCGGCGCGGTCGTTCTCGCCCTGCTGGATGGGCCGCGTGCACGGCGCGCAGCCGAGGCTGGTGAAGCCCTGCGCGTACAGCGGGTGCACCGGGGCGCCGTTCTCCTTCAGGTACGCCTCGACCTCGTCGCCCTCCCAGTCGGCCAGCGCGTTGATCTTCACGATGCCCTCGTGGTCGTGGTCCAGCTCGACCTTCTTGATCGCGGCACGGGAGGCCCACTGGTCGCGGCGCAGTCCGGTGAACCAGGCGTCCAGACCCTGCAGCGCCTTCACCAGCGGCCGTACCTTGCGGATCTGGCAGCAGAGCATGCGCTCCTCGACGGAGTTGCGGAACAGGTTCACGCCCCGCCGCTGCACCATCGCCTCGACCTCGGTGGCCTCCGGGAAGAGCACGTCCCACTGGGTGCGCGGGTAGTGGGCGCGCACCTCGTCGATGAACTGGTAGGTCTCCTGTGGCAGCCGCCCGGTGTCGACCGTGATCACCCGCACGTCCGGCTTGATCTTCACTGCCATGTCGAGGATCGCCATGCCGTCGGCCTGCAGCGCCGTGACGATCGCGATCCGGTCACCGAAGGTCGAAAGGCCCCACTCGATGACGTCCTCCGGCTCCTGGTCGTCCAGGTCCAGTGCGATCTCACCGATCTCCAGGTCGTCGAAGCTGACGCGCTCCGAGGTCCGTTCCAACAACTGTGTCATCTCAAATTCCTTGTCAAAGTCTGTCGTGTGCTCGGGAAGAGTTGGGTATCAGTGGGTCAGCCGCCGGACATCGCCATGACGATGATGATGTCGACGCCGGGCTGAACCGGGGTCTGCAGCCCGTCGAGGCCGCGGATGTCGTCGTCGCCGATCGCGATCAGGAACGACTCGGCAACCTTGCCGCCGGGCAGCACGGTCGCACCGAACTCGGGGAACCGGGCCGCTACCGCCGCGAGCGCCTCGCCGACGGTGGCGGCCTGGACGTCCAGCCGGTCCTCGCCGTTCACCAGTGGCAGCAGCGGTCCGGGCAGGCGCACCGCGACACTGGTGTCCGGGACGGCGGCCGCAACCTCGCTGTCGTTCGCGATCGCGACCAGTTCCTCGTCGGTGTGCGCGTTGCAGAAGTCGCCGATCGTGAACGCCGGGTTGCCGGTGCTGTTCCGCTCCTGCAGCCACGCGCCGACCAGCCGGTCGATGACCGCGTTGATCTCGCCGGTGGGTACCCGCCGCATCAGCCGGCGGCCGATGGCGGTCCGGGTGCCGAGGCCGCCGCCGACGGTGAGGTCGTAGGCCTCCACCCGCTCGTCCGACCCGTCGATCCGGGTCGTGGTGCCCTGCAACCCGATCTCGCCGACCCAGTGCTGCGCGCAGGCGTGCGGGCAGCCGTCCATGTGGATCGCCAGGTCGCCGATCTGCTCGCTGCCGAAGTGCTCGGTCAGCTCGTCGAGCATCTCGTCGAGCTTGCCCTTGGTCTCGGCGACCGAGTAGTTGCAGAACGTGTGCGACGTGCAGGCCAGCGAGCGGCCGAACGCGCGGCCCCGGTCGAGGTCGAAGCCGATCTCGCGCAGCGTCGCCTTGACGTCGTCGACCCGCTCGACCGGCACGTTGCCGAGGATGAAGTTCTGCTGGCGGGTCAGCCGCACGTCGCCGCCGTAACTCTCGGCGAGCGCCGCGAGCGTCTCCAGCTTGCTGCCGGTGATCCGGCCGGACGGCACCGGGACACCGATGTACACCAGCCCGTCCTGGCGTTGCGCGTGCACGCCCAGGTGGTCCGCGTCCAGCTTGGGCTCGGGCGCGGTGCCGTCCTCGAGCGGGCGGCCGAGCGCCTCCTCGATCTTGGCGCGCATCCCCTCCGGGCCGTAGTCGTCCATCATGAACTTGATCCGCGCCTTGGCCCGCGAGATGCGGTAGCGCAGGTCGCGCTGCCACGCGTTGGTGACGGCCGCGAGCACCTCGACGGTGTCCTCGCGCGGGATGAACACGCCGATGTCGCGCGAGATGCGCGGCGTGTTGGTCATGCCGCCGCCGACGCGCAGTGCGAACCCGTCGCGGCCACCCTGCTCGACCGCGATCAGCGCCACGTCGGAGATCTCCGGAGCGTTGCACTGCGCGCTGCACGCCGAGATCGTGTACTTGTGCTTGCGCGGCAGGTTCGAGAACTCCAGGTTCCCGTAGAAGTGCTCGGCGACCTCGCGGATCACCGGCGTGACGTCGAACGGCTCGTCGTGGGTCAGCCCGGTGACCGGGCAGCCGGTGATGTTGCGGACGGTGTCGCCCTCACCGCCGTTCGTGGTCAGCCCGGCGGCCTCGATGTCGGCGAGCACCGACGGCAGCTTGGCCAGTTCGACCCAGTGCAGCTGGATGCCCTGGCGCGTGGTCAGCTCCGCCTCGTCCCGGCCGTACTCCCGGGCGATGCGGCCCAACGCGCGCGCCTGCTCGGCACTGACCAGCCCGCCGGCCACCTTGACCCGCACCATGAAGGTGCCGATCTTGGGCTTGTCGTGCGCGAGTGCCCACCAGTAGAGCCGGACGATGTCCTCCTCCGGGATGTCCTCGTAGCCGCGGGCGATGAGTTCGGGCAGCTCGTCGCGCACGTTCAGCGGCGGGCGATCCCGCTTGAGCCGCTCGATGTAGTTGCGCTTGTAGACCAGGTCCCAGTCCGGCGGCGGCTTGTCGGCGCCGGACCGGCGGGTACGGGTGGGCAGGGTTGCAGTCACGGTTTCCTCCGTGCGGGGGTGATCGCGAGAGTGCGCGACGATGCGCTGGACGGCATGGAATCGATGCAGGCGCCAGCGGAAACCCTGCCGCAGGACGGCAGCGGTGGGTCGCTCGGCGGCTAGGCCATCAAGTGGCGCATGGCACGACACTGGCAGAGCATCGGGATCATTTTCCCGACCAGCCCGGTGCAGCGCGTGCAGATCACCCGCCGAGCATAGCGGCATGCTTCGGGCGGCGGCACACCGGTCGTGCCCGGTTTCACACCAAGTAGCCTGCACCTGCGATGCGCACCGTTCCCGGACCCACCAGCTCGGTCGTCGTGGTGGGCGCCGGACTGGGCGGCCTTTCGGCGGCCCTGCACCTCGCCGGAGCGGGCCGATCGGTCACGGTCCTGGAGCGTGAGGCGGTGCCGGGCGGGCGGTGCGGGCTGATCCGGGACCACGGCTACCGCTTCGACACCGGCCCGACCGTGCTGACCATGCCGCAGCTGCTGGCGCGGCCGTTCCAAGCTGTCGGCGAGGACCTGGCCGACTGGCTCACCCTGCACCGGCTCGACCCGGCATACCGGGCACGTTTCGCCGACGGCTCCAGCATCGACGTCCGCGCAGACGTCGACGCCATGGCAGGCGAGATCGCCGCCACCTGCGGCGCCGAGGACGCGGACGGCTACCGGCGACTGGTCGCGCACCTGCGCAGGCTGTACGAGCTGGAGCTGCCGCACTTCATCGACCGCAACCTCGACTCGCCGCTGCAGCTCGCCGGCCGGCCCCTGGCCGCCCTGGTGGCGCTGGGCGCGTTCGGTCGGCTGGCGCGCAAGGTCGGCTCGTTCGTCCGGGACGACCGGTTGCGCCGGCTGTTCACGTTCCAGGCGATGTACGCCGGCCTCGCGCCGAGTCGGGCGCTGGCGATCTACGCCGTGATCACCTACATGGACTGCGTCGAAGGCGTGTACTTCCCCGAGGGCGGCATGCACGCGATACCCACGGCGATGGCCGAGGCGGCTGCCCGGCACGGCGTCCGGGTGCGCTACTCGACCGCGGTCGAACGGGTGGAGGTCGCCGGCG
This genomic stretch from Jatrophihabitans cynanchi harbors:
- a CDS encoding S1C family serine protease is translated as MNRTPVIAGVTALAVAGLGIGLAANGARVVTGTGTLAQQTTPASVLPRWGGDTGGQGGANGPGGAPAQSTTAAATAAQQVGVVDIDTVLGYQNAEAAGTGMVLTASGEILTNNHVIQGATSITVTVVSTGRTYRAGVVGTDPSEDIAVLRLTGASGLQPARLGDSSAVAVGDAITGVGNAGGAGGTPSAAAGTVTALDQAITASDESGANAEKLTGLIEVDAQIRAGDSGGPLYDAAGEIIGMDTAAQTARRQTVAGYAIPIDPARSIAATIESATASTGTVHLGYPAFLGVSVAPDGTASGAARGASVAGVLDGTPAAEAGLAAGDVITSVGGVAVTSADSLATALHRHRPADSVRLRWTDTSGQSHRASVVLTRGPAD
- the glgX gene encoding glycogen debranching protein GlgX — encoded protein: MLPEELTAALAARLERAWPGDPFPLGAHWDGEGTNFAIWSTTATAAQVCLFDSGGAAAGQSGTEYRIDLDDRTYHVWHGYLPGVGPGQRYGFRLDGPYDPSRGLFHNPAKLLLDPYARAIEGEFVDHPAVYADSAEDSAPHVPRSVVIHSAFPWGDDRRPNVPWDDTVIYELHVRGFTKLHPDVPPELRGTYAGLAHPAAVDYLTSLGVTAVELMPVHQFVTEPAVQARGMRNYWGYNTAGFFAPHEAYSSRRGNQVREFKSMVRALHAAGIEVILDVVYNHTAEGEPNGPVLNFRGIDNGSYYRLDEHDPSKYVDYTGCGNTFDPRHPFPLQLITDSLRYWITEMHVDGFRFDLASALARSLHDVDKLSSFFDTIHQDPVISQAKLIAEPWDVGAGGYQVGEFPPLWTEWNGRYRDTVRSFWAHGTDGVRDLAYRLTGSSDLYGDDGRLPIASINYVTAHDGFTMRDLVSYERKHNEANGEANRDGTDDNRSFNGGTEGDPAPAEVVALRRRQARNLLSTLLLSTGAPMLVAGDERWRTQQGNNNAYVQDNEISWLDWTSSDSAEDLLALVRRLLTLRRDHPVLRQRAFFEGRPVEDECKDLAWFHPAGREMSDQDWFDTGLRSIGMYLDGRGLRHRGRRGELIIDDSFLLLLHAGDSDGEFRLPATPWAAEFETVIDTTCPGGAPPSSAPVPGGASLPVRARSVRLLRVQR
- a CDS encoding phosphoadenylyl-sulfate reductase, which translates into the protein MTQLLERTSERVSFDDLEIGEIALDLDDQEPEDVIEWGLSTFGDRIAIVTALQADGMAILDMAVKIKPDVRVITVDTGRLPQETYQFIDEVRAHYPRTQWDVLFPEATEVEAMVQRRGVNLFRNSVEERMLCCQIRKVRPLVKALQGLDAWFTGLRRDQWASRAAIKKVELDHDHEGIVKINALADWEGDEVEAYLKENGAPVHPLYAQGFTSLGCAPCTRPIQQGENDRAGRWWWETGAPKECGIHCPIETGSFEHEAQAIFAEAERRSAR
- a CDS encoding MoaD/ThiS family protein gives rise to the protein MTATLPTRTRRSGADKPPPDWDLVYKRNYIERLKRDRPPLNVRDELPELIARGYEDIPEEDIVRLYWWALAHDKPKIGTFMVRVKVAGGLVSAEQARALGRIAREYGRDEAELTTRQGIQLHWVELAKLPSVLADIEAAGLTTNGGEGDTVRNITGCPVTGLTHDEPFDVTPVIREVAEHFYGNLEFSNLPRKHKYTISACSAQCNAPEISDVALIAVEQGGRDGFALRVGGGMTNTPRISRDIGVFIPREDTVEVLAAVTNAWQRDLRYRISRAKARIKFMMDDYGPEGMRAKIEEALGRPLEDGTAPEPKLDADHLGVHAQRQDGLVYIGVPVPSGRITGSKLETLAALAESYGGDVRLTRQQNFILGNVPVERVDDVKATLREIGFDLDRGRAFGRSLACTSHTFCNYSVAETKGKLDEMLDELTEHFGSEQIGDLAIHMDGCPHACAQHWVGEIGLQGTTTRIDGSDERVEAYDLTVGGGLGTRTAIGRRLMRRVPTGEINAVIDRLVGAWLQERNSTGNPAFTIGDFCNAHTDEELVAIANDSEVAAAVPDTSVAVRLPGPLLPLVNGEDRLDVQAATVGEALAAVAARFPEFGATVLPGGKVAESFLIAIGDDDIRGLDGLQTPVQPGVDIIIVMAMSGG
- the crtI gene encoding phytoene desaturase family protein → MRTVPGPTSSVVVVGAGLGGLSAALHLAGAGRSVTVLEREAVPGGRCGLIRDHGYRFDTGPTVLTMPQLLARPFQAVGEDLADWLTLHRLDPAYRARFADGSSIDVRADVDAMAGEIAATCGAEDADGYRRLVAHLRRLYELELPHFIDRNLDSPLQLAGRPLAALVALGAFGRLARKVGSFVRDDRLRRLFTFQAMYAGLAPSRALAIYAVITYMDCVEGVYFPEGGMHAIPTAMAEAAARHGVRVRYSTAVERVEVAGGRARAVITATGERIPADVVVINADLPTACAQLLPPGYTPPRARRLRYSPSAVVLHAGSSADYPDSVHHTIDFGSAWERTFAQVIDRGELMGDPSFLLTTPTRTDASLAPAGRNSYYALFPAPNLARPTIDWATEGPRYRDRIVATLQERGYPGFGDAIECEYLITPADWRAQGLAAGAPFAAAHTFGQTGPFRTATLHPGIENLVFAGSNTQPGVGVPMVLISGRLAAERITGPVAG